The window TAGATTTTGAAATGCTCTTATGCTTGCCTGTTATTCGATTTGAAGGTTAGCCATCATGCCGTTGTCTTCGTGCTCCAGGTTATGACAGTGAAAAACGTACAAGCCTTTTGGCGCATTGAAATTCATGATAACCCTAACAGTCTCGTCAGGCATGACAAGTACCGTGTCCTTCCAGCCTGTTTCGGTAGGCATTAATCCTCTGCTTCCGCTTCTATCAAGAACTTTAAACTGAACGGCATGCACGTGCATGGGGTGAGGTACGTTTGAGTTATTGATAAACTCCCAAATTTCAGTACTTCCTTGCTCTACACGTTCATCGACTCGCTCCATCTCAAACTGACGCCCATTAATGGTATGGCCGTTCATCATTTGCATGTCCAACCGAATGGGGCGGGTACGATCAGCAGATGAAGCTTCAGGAAAGGTCGATTCAGACAGCTGACCGGGAAGGTCCACTGATTCTTGCTTAGATTCTCCATCAATCCTGAATTCCATAAGATCAAAACCAGTGCCTTGTTCGGGGCCGGAGCTCCCCATCATGTTTTGCATTCCCATCATACCGCCGCCGGAAGGCACATCAAATGGTTTACTGATAAGGTGAATACTATTTTTCTTCAATCCAGAGAAGTCTACCAGTATGTCTGCTCTTTCCCCTGGGGCCATTAATAATTCATTGGTCTCAATAGCTTCCGGTAGAAGGCCTCCATCGGTGCCAATGACCATAAAGGAAAGATCATCTTGAAACGCTACATTATAAATCCGGGCATTTGAGCCATTTAATACTCTCAAGCGATACACACCAGGCTCAACTTCATGGTAAGGAGATGGCGCTCCGTTAACTAAGATCGTATCTCCCAAAAACCCAGTCATCATCCGTTCGGGCATAGACGGGTTATAAATAATCTGCCCAGAGTCACTTACTCTCCGATCCTGAATAACGAGCGGTATCTCGTAGTTACCACTCGGTAAGTTGAGTGCTTTTTCTTCGTCATCTTCAATAATAAAAAAACCTGCTAACCCGCGATAAACCTGTTCTCCAGTTATTCTGTGAGGATGAGGGTGATACCAATAGGTGCCGGCTCTTTGATTCAGGCTGAATTCATAATCATAGGCTCCTCCTGATATTGCATCTTTGGGATGTCCATCCATTTCGGGGGGAACAATGAGTCCATGCCAGTGAATAATGCTTTCCTGACCTATATTATTAGTAAACTGGATGTTAAGTTCCTGCCCCTTTACATGGCGAATT of the Gracilimonas sediminicola genome contains:
- a CDS encoding multicopper oxidase family protein, with protein sequence IRHVKGQELNIQFTNNIGQESIIHWHGLIVPPEMDGHPKDAISGGAYDYEFSLNQRAGTYWYHPHPHRITGEQVYRGLAGFFIIEDDEEKALNLPSGNYEIPLVIQDRRVSDSGQIIYNPSMPERMMTGFLGDTILVNGAPSPYHEVEPGVYRLRVLNGSNARIYNVAFQDDLSFMVIGTDGGLLPEAIETNELLMAPGERADILVDFSGLKKNSIHLISKPFDVPSGGGMMGMQNMMGSSGPEQGTGFDLMEFRIDGESKQESVDLPGQLSESTFPEASSADRTRPIRLDMQMMNGHTINGRQFEMERVDERVEQGSTEIWEFINNSNVPHPMHVHAVQFKVLDRSGSRGLMPTETGWKDTVLVMPDETVRVIMNFNAPKGLYVFHCHNLEHEDNGMMANLQIE